In a single window of the Leisingera daeponensis DSM 23529 genome:
- a CDS encoding glycosyltransferase family 2 protein has product MRVLAVLCVRNEAAFLLEWLAHHRAAGFTDFLVFSNNCQDGTARMLDRLEALGQLSHVRNEGPYHKGGIQFTALKQADRHPLMQQADWVLVLDIDEFVCIKTGDGTVADLLAALPQADAVTLTWRLFGNAGIVRYEDQPVTEQFTRCAPEVIHWPWRAVMFKTLYRNNGTYRKCGVHRPRDVKDAARLDRFRWFDCEGRELGAEFKTKRLFSSYGRPNGRLAQLNHYPLGAMESYVLKADRGRVNRQAELGMDYWVERNYCAASDTSIARSSAARAELQAGLLRDPELARLHAGAVAWRHERFAALMQQEPFRALFARLLMTPPSRAVSPAAAELLRGFAMQEQAAGPQPEEGS; this is encoded by the coding sequence GTGCGGGTTCTGGCCGTCCTCTGCGTGCGCAACGAAGCCGCCTTTCTGCTGGAATGGCTGGCCCATCACCGGGCCGCCGGATTTACCGACTTCCTTGTCTTCTCCAACAATTGCCAGGACGGCACCGCCCGGATGCTGGACCGGCTGGAGGCGCTGGGGCAGCTCTCTCATGTGCGCAACGAGGGGCCTTACCACAAGGGCGGCATCCAGTTCACCGCGCTGAAACAGGCGGACCGGCATCCGCTGATGCAGCAGGCCGATTGGGTGCTGGTGCTGGATATCGACGAGTTTGTCTGCATCAAGACCGGCGATGGCACGGTGGCGGACCTTCTGGCGGCGCTGCCGCAGGCGGATGCGGTGACGCTGACCTGGCGGCTGTTCGGCAATGCCGGCATCGTGCGCTATGAGGATCAGCCGGTGACAGAGCAGTTCACCCGCTGCGCGCCAGAGGTGATTCACTGGCCCTGGCGGGCGGTGATGTTCAAGACGCTGTACCGCAACAACGGCACCTACCGCAAATGCGGCGTCCACCGGCCCCGCGATGTGAAAGACGCGGCGCGGCTTGACCGGTTCCGCTGGTTCGACTGCGAGGGGCGCGAGCTGGGCGCCGAGTTCAAGACCAAGCGGCTGTTCTCCAGCTATGGCCGGCCGAACGGGCGTCTGGCGCAGCTGAACCATTATCCGTTGGGCGCGATGGAGAGCTATGTGCTGAAGGCCGACCGCGGCCGGGTCAACCGGCAGGCGGAGCTGGGGATGGATTACTGGGTGGAGCGCAATTACTGCGCGGCCAGCGACACTTCCATCGCGCGCAGCAGCGCGGCGCGGGCAGAGCTGCAAGCGGGCCTGCTGCGCGACCCGGAGCTGGCGCGGCTGCATGCCGGCGCGGTGGCGTGGCGCCATGAGCGGTTTGCGGCGCTGATGCAGCAGGAGCCCTTCCGCGCGCTGTTTGCCCGGCTGCTGATGACGCCGCCCTCGCGCGCGGTGAGCCCGGCGGCGGCAGAGCTGCTGCGCGGCTTTGCCATGCAGGAACAGGCCGCCGGACCGCAGCCCGAAGAGGGCAGCTGA